TCCTGACTGTCCTGTATCAAAAAATTACGGGATTTCTCTAGATATTCGTGTACCGCGGCTGTTGATATGGATCCGATGGGAATTGTTCTTTCACGTGTTCCTTTGTTGCATTTAATCAACCCGAGGTCAAAATTTATATCATCTAAATTTAGTGATATAAGTTCTGAAACACGAATTCCTGTTGCGTACAACAATTCAAGCATAGCCTTGTCACGAATTCCTTTAAGATCAAGACACTTAGGCTGATCGAGAAGCAACTCGACCTCTTGGGTTGACAATATCTGAGGAAGCTTTTTTTCTACTTTAGGTGATTCCAACTCTGAGGTAGGGTCATTGTCAATAACTTTATCCTTATAGAGGAATTGATAAAAGGACCTTATGGATGCAAGGTTCCTAGATATGGTAGATGTAGCTCTACCCTTTTTCTGTAAATGTAACAAGTAGGCAATTACAGTTGTCTTATTAGTATTTACGATGTTGGTTACATTAATTTCTTTCAAGTATGTTATGTATTGTTCTATGTCCCGCTTATAGGACTGAAGCGTATTGAGCGATAATCTCTTATCTCTCTCTAGAAAATTAATAAACTTTTCAACATTAGCTTCCATCAAACAACGACTCCTTTATTATCTATTTATCCACTTTTATGTAAATGGATAATTATACGAAACCACTTTACAATATTCAGTGGTTTTATAATAATATTCTAATACAAATTATGTAATTTTGAAAGGATTATTTAGGATTTTTATCAAATTTTAACAAATTGTTCATCTATACCTATAAAAATGTCAGTAATCTTAATGTAAACGGTGCAATAAAAGCATCCAAAATTGTCATAACCAGTATAAATAAAGAAAAGAATAAAGTAACAAAACAATATGGTAAAAATTTGAACTTTAATGTGTCTTCTTTTTTAACAGGCTTTCTAATCCAATTTTTTACTATTCCTTTTGTTAATCTTATACCATTTACTCCAAGAGCAATTATAAAAGGTATTGTTAAAATTTCTTTAGGGAGAAAACAGAAGATTGAAACTAACACTCCTTTTTCCCCCAGAACTCCCATTATAATACCTGAACTGAAGCCGGTACTGAATCCCCTTATTCCTATAGTAAGGTAGTAAACAGGCAATCCTATTACAGTAACGCCAAGCAGCCAGAATAGTATTATTACTCTTATACTATCCAGTAAAGAAATTTTAAGCAAAGATATTCCATTTACATTATTGTTGTTCAACAGCTTTAAAAAGTCATTAAAAAATGTGGTCATTTCGGTTTTCTGGTTGTAGTCTAGCTCATTTACAGTAAGAGAGCCTGCTACAATTCCGATTATATAAAAAATAAATAAACTCAGGTAAGTATATTTATTGTCTCTTATGTGTTCTTTTACAACACTCGCTGTTTTGTGAATCACAATCTTATCCCCCGGCGTCAAATGTTTTAACCCTTGTTGTTTATTAAATATATATGCCGGATAAACATAAGATATTACAATAATTTAATAGCTTTTTGAGTTACTTTTCACGAAGCATCCTCTCAGCCATCAGAACACCTATTATAGTTTTTCCATCAGTTATTTCATGGTTAAGAATCATGTCAACCAGCTTTGAAACATGAATTTTCTCCACATCCAGAAACTCGTCTTCATCAGTACATGATTCTCCCTCGATAAGTTCTGTGGCTACATACATATGAATAACTTCGTTACAAAAACCCGGCGTGGTATGTATGCTTATCAAATGCTCAATCTTTCCTGCACGGAGACCAGTCTCTTCCATTAATTCTCTTTCCGCACAGAGCTTTGGATCTTCTCCGACTGAATCCAGTTTACCGGCAGGAAGCTCGAGTGTAGTCATATCAAGAGGCTTTCTGAATTGCTTAACCATGTACAATTCACCCTTTTCATTAATGGGAACAACAACCGACGCTCCCGGGTGCAATACTATATCTCTTGTAGCTTCCTTTCCGTTTGGAAGGCTGACCGTTAAATTCTGAACTTTAATTATGTTACCTTTGTATATATCCTCTGTTTTAAGTGTTTTTTCATTGTAATCCATATTTCAATTCCTCCTAGCTGTTTTTCTTAATCTCATCTGTTGCAAGCTTGTCACATCGATTATTATATTCATTATCTGCATGGCCCTTAACCTTTATCCATTTAATTTCATGAATATCTGCAAGCTTAACCAGTTCCTTCCATAAATCTACGTTTTTTACTTCCTCGTTCTTATTTCGCTTCCATCCATTTTTAATCCACTTATCCAACCAACCCTGCAAAAAGGCATTTACGAGGTAAGCACTGTCACTGTACAAATTCACCCTGCATGGCTCTTTTAGTCTTTTCAGAGCTTCATATGCCGCAGTTAGCTCCATTTTATTATTTGTTGTACTCTTTTCGAATCCGGATATTTCAATTTTATGCTCGCCATACATGAGCACTGCTCCCCAGCCTCCTGCACCCGGATTCCCAGAACAGGCCCCATCGGTGTATATTTCTATCTGCTTCATTCCGCCTCCTGATTATAAGCAAATTCTTTTATCCGTAGATCTTACCAAGTTCTTTGGCTTTTTTTGTACACTCGTTCATAGCTTCCATTATTGAGTTTCTGAACCCGTTCTTTTCCAGGGCAGCAACCGCTTCAATTGTAGTACCTGCCGGTGAGCAAACCTGATCTTTTAATTCTCCCGGATGCTTACCTGTCTCCGCTACCATTTTTGCACTACCTGCCACCGCCTGAGAAGCAAGCCTGTACGCAGTCTGTCTTGGGATACCTGATAAAACAGCCGCATCTGCCATTGCTTCTATTAACATAAAAATATACGCAGGACTGCTACCAGTAAGTGCTACAACTTCATTCATAAGTTTTTCATCCATACATTCTACTTTTCCAAGAGAGCTTAGCAAATCCATAGCTTCTTTTACTTCGCTATCCTGAACACAAGAATCAAAGCTTATGATAGTCATTCCTTCACCAATTACAGCCGGTGTATTTGGCATAGCCCTTATTATTTTTTTGTCTTGGCCAAGCGTATTCTTGTAGGTTTTGAGGGGAATACCAGCGGCAATACTTATGAAAAGCTTTTCATTGGAAAATACATCCTTTATATCTTCCAAAACTATCTTTACGACGTTTGGCTTAACCGCAAGAAATACAAAATCGCATTTATTTACAATCTCACGTGAACTTTCTTCAGCATTTACTCTCAAATCATTGCATAATACTTCAAGCTTTGCCTTGTCCAAATCAAAAACATGAATATCTGAAGGGTTGACAATTTTTGCCCCTATTATTCCTTTTATCATTGCTGTTCCCATCATCCCAGTACCTATAAAACCAATTTTTTTCATAATGTTTCCTCCATTCATATATTTTTCCGTTTTGTCATTACTATTATTATATCTTATAAACAGA
This genomic stretch from Ruminiclostridium cellulolyticum H10 harbors:
- the xerD gene encoding site-specific tyrosine recombinase XerD; translated protein: MEANVEKFINFLERDKRLSLNTLQSYKRDIEQYITYLKEINVTNIVNTNKTTVIAYLLHLQKKGRATSTISRNLASIRSFYQFLYKDKVIDNDPTSELESPKVEKKLPQILSTQEVELLLDQPKCLDLKGIRDKAMLELLYATGIRVSELISLNLDDINFDLGLIKCNKGTRERTIPIGSISTAAVHEYLEKSRNFLIQDSQEIALFVNVNGKRLTRQGFWKIIKHYKNQAKINKDITPHTLRHSFAAHLLENGADLRSIQEMLGHSDISSTQIYAQIAKNKIKDVYKKTHPRA
- the spoIIM gene encoding stage II sporulation protein M produces the protein MIHKTASVVKEHIRDNKYTYLSLFIFYIIGIVAGSLTVNELDYNQKTEMTTFFNDFLKLLNNNNVNGISLLKISLLDSIRVIILFWLLGVTVIGLPVYYLTIGIRGFSTGFSSGIIMGVLGEKGVLVSIFCFLPKEILTIPFIIALGVNGIRLTKGIVKNWIRKPVKKEDTLKFKFLPYCFVTLFFSLFILVMTILDAFIAPFTLRLLTFL
- a CDS encoding NUDIX domain-containing protein, translating into MDYNEKTLKTEDIYKGNIIKVQNLTVSLPNGKEATRDIVLHPGASVVVPINEKGELYMVKQFRKPLDMTTLELPAGKLDSVGEDPKLCAERELMEETGLRAGKIEHLISIHTTPGFCNEVIHMYVATELIEGESCTDEDEFLDVEKIHVSKLVDMILNHEITDGKTIIGVLMAERMLREK
- the rnhA gene encoding ribonuclease HI, encoding MKQIEIYTDGACSGNPGAGGWGAVLMYGEHKIEISGFEKSTTNNKMELTAAYEALKRLKEPCRVNLYSDSAYLVNAFLQGWLDKWIKNGWKRNKNEEVKNVDLWKELVKLADIHEIKWIKVKGHADNEYNNRCDKLATDEIKKNS
- the proC gene encoding pyrroline-5-carboxylate reductase, translating into MKKIGFIGTGMMGTAMIKGIIGAKIVNPSDIHVFDLDKAKLEVLCNDLRVNAEESSREIVNKCDFVFLAVKPNVVKIVLEDIKDVFSNEKLFISIAAGIPLKTYKNTLGQDKKIIRAMPNTPAVIGEGMTIISFDSCVQDSEVKEAMDLLSSLGKVECMDEKLMNEVVALTGSSPAYIFMLIEAMADAAVLSGIPRQTAYRLASQAVAGSAKMVAETGKHPGELKDQVCSPAGTTIEAVAALEKNGFRNSIMEAMNECTKKAKELGKIYG